The following proteins are co-located in the Paenibacillus sp. JNUCC32 genome:
- a CDS encoding glycoside hydrolase family 2 protein — MKIPVAAPIRTDIPRPEYPRPDFERKDWLNLNGPWSFTLETDGALEQGGAGSKRLQGGDAGLFDSEITVPFSWVSPLSGIARDEKGVGWYRRSVRWEPAEKPSRIFLRFGAVDYLCDVWVNGKHVGSFQGGYGTFEFEVTTVWNTEQDNILVVRAEDYDHNYQARGKQGYGEIRGIWQPVWLEARPQTYLEQATFTTSMDGRIELKSKIQAQEAGTVTLGLSFAGGSITHQTEWELQEGANERITVFQVDDPQLWSPETPHLYEGELRLAGSAGEDVVHTYFGIREIGTAKFDGRDYRWITLNGKPVYLNGTLDQSYHQTGFFTYPTDTEMRDEIYLMKRLGLNFVRIHIKPEEPRKLYWADKLGILVMEDMPCFWGNPDETARSAYEREALEVIERDRNHPSIFSWVMFNETWGLRTDSEAAGLTGGEGQQHYYLPETQEWVREKYRWAKSVDPTRIVEDNSPCNYDHVETDINTWHFYINGYEPLRNHIEEIVQKTYPGSEHNYIGGNQQGDAPLMNSECGNVWGIDGGAGDSDLAWHYRYMLNEFRRHDKLCGFVFTEFRDVTNEFNGYYRLDGTDKKFGYEDFVPGMTIADLHTPDFIVIDAPPCQTLDQGAEKTIPLLRSSYSDQYHGQKLTVAWELSYDRLGTKVVADQGTLEVAWDGYGVAPLTELQLRMPETDAVAILGVRLLNAGGVVVTRNFTTFDVRGAEEQGNDGADVTTLSIPVNSFREQSFAYMWEALLGSKVNGGGEGRFVYDVQLPDREEQPLIRDIDIVFEAGAKRLLARNIEGARHRAHGIDFMHGASADVEYNPSTYYMTDEELHESRVSVWVDDVKIGEAVLADDPADSRGVLSWHYQPVHNLLEEAGSYGYLCQAQVPGRLAAELDRKRSFRLELRTEEGGISLYGRNAGRYPIDLLVRCR; from the coding sequence ATGAAGATTCCTGTGGCAGCGCCCATCCGTACGGACATTCCACGTCCCGAGTATCCGAGACCGGATTTTGAACGAAAAGACTGGCTGAATTTGAACGGGCCGTGGTCGTTCACGCTCGAGACCGACGGCGCTTTGGAGCAAGGCGGCGCGGGCTCGAAACGGTTGCAAGGGGGAGACGCCGGTCTTTTTGATTCGGAGATCACGGTGCCGTTCTCGTGGGTCAGTCCCTTATCCGGCATTGCACGAGACGAGAAGGGAGTTGGCTGGTATCGCCGGTCCGTGAGATGGGAGCCGGCCGAGAAGCCATCGCGGATCTTCCTGCGATTCGGCGCCGTGGATTATTTGTGCGACGTATGGGTCAACGGCAAGCATGTCGGCTCGTTTCAAGGCGGATACGGAACCTTCGAGTTTGAGGTGACCACCGTTTGGAATACGGAACAAGACAATATTCTCGTGGTTCGTGCCGAGGATTACGACCATAACTACCAAGCCCGCGGGAAACAGGGGTACGGCGAGATCAGAGGGATTTGGCAGCCGGTTTGGCTGGAGGCCCGGCCGCAAACCTACTTGGAGCAAGCAACCTTTACGACTTCCATGGACGGCCGCATCGAATTGAAGTCCAAAATCCAGGCGCAGGAAGCAGGCACCGTGACACTTGGGCTCTCGTTCGCTGGGGGCTCGATCACCCATCAGACGGAGTGGGAGCTGCAAGAAGGCGCGAATGAACGGATAACGGTGTTCCAGGTCGACGATCCGCAGCTTTGGAGTCCCGAAACCCCGCATTTATACGAGGGGGAGCTGCGCCTGGCGGGTTCCGCCGGCGAGGATGTCGTTCATACTTATTTTGGGATACGCGAGATCGGGACGGCGAAGTTCGACGGCCGGGATTACCGCTGGATTACGTTGAACGGGAAGCCGGTTTATTTAAACGGAACGCTGGACCAGTCTTACCATCAGACGGGATTCTTCACTTACCCGACGGATACTGAGATGCGGGACGAGATTTACCTGATGAAACGGCTCGGGCTGAACTTCGTGCGGATTCATATTAAGCCGGAGGAGCCCCGCAAGCTGTATTGGGCGGATAAACTCGGGATTCTGGTGATGGAGGATATGCCGTGCTTCTGGGGCAACCCGGACGAGACGGCGCGTTCCGCCTATGAGCGCGAGGCGCTGGAAGTGATTGAACGGGACCGGAATCATCCGTCGATTTTTTCGTGGGTTATGTTTAACGAAACTTGGGGGCTTCGCACGGATAGCGAGGCTGCCGGCCTGACAGGCGGCGAAGGACAGCAACATTATTATCTCCCGGAGACGCAGGAGTGGGTGCGGGAGAAGTACCGCTGGGCCAAGAGTGTTGACCCTACCCGGATCGTGGAGGACAATTCGCCATGCAATTATGATCATGTGGAGACAGATATCAACACTTGGCATTTTTATATCAACGGTTATGAACCGCTGCGTAATCATATCGAGGAAATTGTACAGAAGACGTATCCTGGATCGGAGCATAACTACATCGGCGGCAACCAGCAAGGCGATGCTCCGCTCATGAACAGCGAATGCGGAAATGTGTGGGGAATCGACGGGGGAGCCGGGGACAGCGATCTCGCATGGCACTATCGTTACATGCTCAACGAATTCCGCCGCCATGATAAGCTGTGCGGCTTCGTGTTCACGGAATTCCGCGACGTCACGAACGAGTTCAACGGCTATTATCGGCTGGATGGGACGGACAAAAAATTCGGGTACGAGGATTTTGTGCCAGGCATGACAATCGCCGATCTGCACACGCCGGACTTTATCGTGATCGACGCACCGCCGTGCCAGACGCTGGACCAAGGGGCTGAGAAGACCATACCGCTGCTGCGTTCCAGTTATTCGGATCAATATCACGGGCAGAAGCTGACCGTTGCCTGGGAATTATCCTATGACCGGCTTGGCACGAAGGTCGTGGCGGATCAAGGAACCCTGGAAGTGGCATGGGACGGCTACGGCGTGGCGCCGCTGACCGAACTGCAGCTTCGCATGCCGGAGACCGATGCGGTCGCGATCCTCGGTGTTCGTCTCCTGAATGCAGGAGGCGTCGTCGTAACGCGTAACTTTACCACGTTTGATGTGCGTGGTGCAGAGGAACAAGGGAACGATGGAGCGGATGTCACTACCTTAAGCATTCCCGTCAACTCGTTCCGTGAGCAAAGCTTTGCCTACATGTGGGAGGCGCTTCTAGGCTCCAAAGTAAACGGCGGCGGTGAAGGGCGGTTCGTCTATGACGTGCAGCTGCCGGACCGTGAGGAACAGCCGCTGATCCGCGATATCGACATTGTTTTCGAGGCAGGCGCGAAGCGCTTATTGGCAAGAAATATCGAGGGCGCGCGGCATCGCGCTCACGGAATCGACTTTATGCACGGGGCGTCGGCGGACGTGGAATATAATCCAAGCACCTATTATATGACGGATGAAGAGCTGCATGAATCCCGTGTATCGGTGTGGGTGGACGATGTCAAAATCGGCGAGGCCGTGCTCGCGGATGACCCTGCCGACAGCCGGGGCGTGCTGTCGTGGCACTATCAGCCGGTTCATAACCTTCTGGAAGAG
- a CDS encoding ArsR/SmtB family transcription factor, whose protein sequence is MNESKLETNRYPASRIVEVAKALSSDVRVRILEALGDKPMSVGQLAEALGIAQPTVSINVQMLEQAELIVSSQGANREKICAVTCRSILLELPSKPGEGLQRTEEIHMPIGMFSHCFIEPTCGMAARDGSLIGSPDDPRAFYMPERTEAALLWFSGAGYIEYYFANPMPPGAALDELRIRAELSSEAPSFQQEWPSDITVSINDLPVGTWRSPGDFGDRKGKLTPDKWRSGSEYGMLTEWRVTKQGSQVDGHASSATTIDSLDLAFNRPIRVRFEVKKDAEYPNGLNLYGSGFGDHPQDIILSFVRYTEA, encoded by the coding sequence ATGAACGAATCGAAGCTGGAAACCAACCGTTATCCGGCATCCCGGATCGTGGAAGTCGCCAAAGCCTTATCCAGCGATGTCCGGGTCCGCATCCTTGAAGCGCTCGGCGATAAACCGATGAGCGTCGGTCAGTTGGCGGAGGCGCTGGGGATTGCCCAGCCTACGGTGTCCATTAATGTCCAAATGCTGGAGCAAGCCGAGCTGATCGTTTCTTCGCAAGGTGCGAATCGGGAAAAAATCTGCGCCGTCACCTGCCGCTCCATTCTTCTCGAGCTGCCCTCGAAGCCGGGAGAAGGGCTGCAGCGCACGGAAGAAATCCACATGCCGATCGGCATGTTTTCCCACTGCTTCATCGAGCCTACGTGCGGCATGGCGGCTCGGGACGGCTCGCTGATCGGATCGCCTGACGATCCGCGCGCCTTTTACATGCCGGAACGAACGGAGGCTGCGCTCCTCTGGTTCTCGGGGGCGGGATACATCGAATATTATTTTGCCAACCCCATGCCCCCTGGTGCGGCCCTCGATGAGCTGCGCATCCGCGCGGAACTAAGCTCCGAGGCGCCTTCCTTCCAGCAGGAATGGCCGTCCGACATCACCGTCAGCATCAACGACCTACCTGTAGGTACTTGGAGAAGCCCCGGTGATTTTGGCGACCGCAAAGGGAAGCTCACCCCGGATAAATGGAGGAGCGGCAGCGAGTACGGCATGCTGACGGAATGGCGCGTGACGAAACAAGGCAGCCAGGTCGACGGCCATGCATCCAGTGCCACGACCATCGATTCGCTGGACCTTGCTTTTAACCGGCCGATCCGCGTCCGCTTTGAGGTAAAAAAAGACGCGGAATATCCAAACGGACTGAATCTATACGGTTCGGGCTTCGGTGATCATCCGCAGGATATCATCCTGTCGTTTGTGCGGTACACGGAAGCCTGA
- the fhuB gene encoding Fe(3+)-hydroxamate ABC transporter permease FhuB, which yields MSFGEKPAQGSTPVSIHPAPPVASGRGWKPLWMLAGGLAALLFLTFISLTQGLADISVKTVVQALVSPQDIADHHLIRSVRLPRTVMGLLAGAALAVSGVLMQTVTRNPLASETTLGVNAGAYLAVVAGMIFWPGLLHQYALPLAVAGGTLAAVAVYALAGRTHGSPLRIALSGMIVTLVLSSVTSALLLLNQQTTQGILLWGSGSLIQNDWDGVAFSWPWIIGGLVVLCMAVRQWDILTLNEESARSLGQKVGTTRLLAMGAAIVLACVTVSIVGPIGFIGLIAPHLVRLSGVVRHAGLIPLAALWGSALLVGADTVARMFVNAYGELPVGAITAMIGAPCLIWLALRVSRSLIGGRGASGGSMMAGTSLRRIPYPVLVALFSVLLVLVWVFSLVSGSLRIPFTEVVAVLTGGGEEMYRQILLDFRLPRLLTAGLSGIALAVSGSLLQNAVRNPLGDPQVIGVTSGAGAGALLLMVGFPQLSAGWVPVGAVIGGMAAAALVYAVSWKRGLHPTILTLVGIAVAALGSAIINLMIVHAKVDVAPALSWMAGSTYNRGWTEVQRIVPAILILLPLAAWLGRKVDLLTFNEESSTGLGLNVRNTRMYVAIIAVLLASIAAANVGSVGFIGLLAPHAARMLVGARHRQSMVIAALLGGILLAGADWIGRVVIIPKELPSGIVTALLGAPYLLYLMGKSNKLKKK from the coding sequence ATGAGTTTCGGCGAGAAACCGGCTCAAGGCTCCACGCCGGTGAGCATCCATCCGGCCCCGCCTGTTGCCTCAGGTAGGGGCTGGAAGCCGTTATGGATGCTGGCTGGAGGCCTTGCGGCACTGCTATTTCTTACGTTTATCAGCTTAACGCAAGGGCTTGCGGATATATCGGTCAAAACGGTTGTGCAGGCGCTGGTGTCTCCGCAGGATATTGCAGATCACCACCTGATCCGCAGCGTGCGCCTTCCGCGAACGGTCATGGGCCTGCTGGCGGGTGCGGCCTTGGCGGTGTCCGGCGTGCTCATGCAAACCGTAACGCGCAATCCGCTTGCCTCGGAAACGACGCTTGGCGTGAATGCGGGCGCTTATTTGGCTGTCGTGGCCGGGATGATCTTCTGGCCGGGATTGCTGCACCAATATGCCCTTCCACTGGCAGTGGCAGGCGGAACGCTGGCGGCAGTAGCCGTCTATGCGCTGGCTGGCAGGACGCACGGCTCTCCCTTGCGGATTGCATTGTCCGGCATGATCGTAACCCTGGTCCTATCGTCCGTCACGAGCGCGCTGCTGCTGTTGAATCAGCAGACAACACAGGGCATTTTACTATGGGGTTCTGGCTCGCTGATCCAGAACGATTGGGATGGCGTAGCTTTTTCATGGCCGTGGATCATCGGCGGGTTAGTCGTGTTATGCATGGCGGTACGCCAATGGGACATCCTCACGCTTAATGAGGAATCGGCGCGCTCCCTCGGCCAAAAGGTCGGCACCACCCGCTTGCTTGCCATGGGGGCAGCTATCGTGCTGGCCTGCGTGACCGTGAGCATAGTCGGTCCGATCGGCTTTATCGGGTTGATTGCTCCCCATTTGGTCCGCTTGTCCGGCGTAGTCCGGCATGCAGGGTTAATTCCGCTGGCCGCGTTATGGGGCTCTGCTCTGCTTGTCGGGGCCGACACGGTGGCCAGGATGTTCGTGAACGCCTACGGGGAACTCCCGGTCGGAGCCATTACGGCCATGATCGGTGCCCCTTGCCTGATCTGGCTTGCGCTTCGGGTATCCCGCTCGTTGATCGGGGGACGCGGAGCCTCGGGGGGATCGATGATGGCGGGCACAAGCCTGCGCCGGATTCCGTATCCGGTCCTGGTTGCACTGTTCAGCGTGCTGCTGGTGCTCGTCTGGGTGTTCAGTCTGGTGAGCGGCAGCTTGCGCATCCCATTTACGGAAGTGGTGGCCGTGCTTACCGGAGGCGGCGAGGAGATGTATCGCCAAATTCTGCTGGACTTCCGCCTGCCAAGGCTGCTCACGGCCGGCTTGTCCGGCATAGCGCTGGCCGTCAGCGGCAGCCTGCTGCAGAATGCGGTCCGCAACCCGCTGGGAGATCCCCAGGTGATCGGGGTAACCAGCGGGGCCGGAGCCGGGGCGCTGCTCCTGATGGTAGGCTTCCCGCAATTGTCGGCCGGCTGGGTACCGGTCGGCGCGGTGATCGGGGGAATGGCTGCCGCTGCTTTGGTATACGCGGTGTCCTGGAAGAGAGGGCTTCACCCGACAATTCTTACGCTGGTCGGCATTGCCGTCGCCGCGCTGGGTTCGGCCATCATCAATTTGATGATTGTCCATGCGAAGGTCGACGTTGCGCCCGCTTTATCCTGGATGGCGGGGAGTACCTATAACCGGGGCTGGACGGAGGTGCAGCGGATTGTTCCGGCGATCCTCATCCTGCTGCCTTTGGCGGCATGGCTCGGACGGAAGGTGGATCTGCTGACGTTTAACGAAGAAAGCTCCACCGGACTTGGCTTGAATGTGAGGAATACCCGGATGTATGTCGCCATCATTGCGGTACTGCTGGCTTCCATCGCTGCCGCGAACGTCGGCTCTGTCGGCTTTATCGGGCTGCTTGCGCCGCATGCCGCCAGAATGCTGGTCGGTGCCCGTCACCGGCAATCGATGGTGATTGCGGCGCTGCTCGGCGGAATTCTGCTGGCTGGGGCAGACTGGATCGGCAGGGTGGTCATCATTCCGAAGGAGCTGCCTTCGGGTATCGTTACCGCGCTCCTGGGAGCACCGTATCTGTTATATTTAATGGGGAAATCCAATAAACTGAAGAAGAAATAA
- a CDS encoding ABC transporter substrate-binding protein: MRSMKGLVFIVLIFAVVLAGCGGGAASNEGSGSTAAQNSDQGAAQGGDKTEAAPETRTIKHAMGETKITGVPKRVVALEWLYAEDVLALGVQPVGIADIEGMKQWVNIPVEIGSDVTDVGTRQEPNLELIASLKPDLIIGLKSNLEAGFETYNSIAPTLVFDPYPAEGQGDQYEEMINTFNTIADVLDKKDEAAKVLGDLDQTYADAKAKLEAAGMTEKPFALAMGYSNQNAAVFRISTDNSLAVKILEHIGLTNAHKPGQFEVYGFTTADVEALPALQDANFLHIIQDSDNVIENQLKDNPVWKGLNFVKEDRVYALGGDMWPYGGPLSAQTMAQKTADLLTQ, from the coding sequence ATGCGGAGTATGAAGGGTCTGGTATTTATTGTATTGATATTTGCTGTGGTTTTAGCCGGCTGCGGCGGGGGGGCGGCATCCAATGAAGGAAGCGGCTCCACGGCAGCGCAGAATTCGGATCAAGGGGCCGCCCAAGGCGGGGATAAAACCGAGGCCGCGCCGGAAACCCGAACCATCAAGCACGCGATGGGCGAAACGAAAATTACGGGTGTTCCGAAGCGCGTGGTGGCGCTGGAATGGCTTTATGCAGAAGATGTTCTTGCGCTGGGTGTTCAGCCTGTCGGCATTGCAGACATCGAAGGGATGAAACAGTGGGTGAACATTCCGGTGGAGATCGGTTCGGACGTAACCGATGTCGGCACTCGTCAAGAGCCGAATCTGGAGCTTATCGCTTCGTTGAAGCCGGACCTGATCATCGGTTTGAAATCCAATCTTGAAGCCGGTTTTGAAACGTACAACAGCATTGCGCCAACATTGGTGTTTGATCCTTATCCGGCTGAGGGACAAGGGGATCAGTATGAAGAAATGATCAATACCTTTAATACGATTGCTGACGTGCTTGATAAAAAAGACGAAGCCGCAAAAGTGCTTGGCGATTTGGATCAAACCTATGCCGATGCCAAAGCCAAGCTTGAAGCTGCGGGCATGACGGAAAAACCGTTTGCGCTGGCGATGGGTTACAGCAACCAGAATGCGGCGGTATTCCGAATATCGACTGATAATTCCCTCGCTGTAAAAATTCTTGAGCACATCGGGCTGACCAACGCCCATAAGCCGGGTCAATTTGAGGTCTACGGATTCACCACTGCGGACGTCGAGGCGCTGCCGGCTCTTCAGGACGCGAATTTCCTGCACATTATCCAGGACAGTGATAACGTTATCGAGAATCAATTGAAGGACAATCCGGTTTGGAAAGGCCTGAACTTTGTTAAAGAAGACCGCGTGTATGCACTTGGCGGTGACATGTGGCCTTACGGCGGCCCGTTGTCTGCCCAGACCATGGCTCAAAAGACAGCTGACCTGCTCACGCAATGA
- a CDS encoding DNA-binding protein: MRDNPPAAAAESDFPVKAGNPARRALIVAGYHRLADLTRATEKELLALHGVGPKAIGVLRAALAEKGLAFKE; this comes from the coding sequence ATGCGTGACAACCCCCCTGCAGCTGCGGCCGAGAGCGACTTTCCCGTTAAAGCCGGCAATCCGGCACGGCGAGCCCTGATCGTTGCCGGCTATCATCGGCTTGCCGATCTTACCCGGGCGACGGAGAAAGAGCTGCTTGCGCTTCACGGAGTTGGTCCAAAGGCGATCGGAGTATTGCGCGCCGCTTTGGCCGAGAAGGGTCTGGCCTTCAAAGAATAA
- a CDS encoding ArsR/SmtB family transcription factor, with amino-acid sequence MDTLQTIKALSNESRFKILEWLKHPEEHFDPQEHMPSKCDFHGGICVGSISEKTGLAQSVVSGYLVKLQKAGLLESHRAGQWTYYRRNEEGIKRFIEQLKEEL; translated from the coding sequence ATGGATACCTTACAAACCATCAAAGCACTATCAAACGAGTCCCGGTTCAAAATCCTGGAGTGGCTGAAGCACCCGGAAGAACATTTTGATCCGCAGGAGCACATGCCTTCCAAATGTGATTTTCATGGCGGTATCTGCGTGGGCTCCATTTCAGAAAAAACAGGACTCGCTCAGTCGGTCGTTTCTGGCTACCTCGTAAAATTGCAAAAGGCTGGTCTACTGGAATCCCATCGAGCGGGCCAGTGGACATATTACAGACGTAATGAGGAGGGCATTAAGCGTTTTATCGAACAACTCAAGGAAGAGCTTTAG
- a CDS encoding NADH:flavin oxidoreductase has product MSNQNQSIRSTASLFEPYTIGNLTLPSRVVMAPMTRGFSPNGVPGPDVAAYYRRRAENGVGLIITEGTLINHPAATDNPNIPNFHGEAALNGWAEVVRQVHEAGGKIMPQIWHIGMTRPLGAEPNPEALPIGPSGLDLDGKVVTKPMTKDEIEQVIQAYADAAANAKRLGFDGVEIHGAHGYLIDQFLWERTNRRTDEYGGDMLKRARFAIEVVKAVRQAVGPDFPVAIRLSQWKTTQYEAKLADTPEKLGQLLTALSDAGVDIFHCSTRRFWEPEFEGSDLNFAGWAKKLTGKTVITVGSVGLDEVFTSLFTQGKGAGQRDLEELLNRLEENEFDLVAVGRALLADPQWAAKVRDGRFDELAPFTPESLQTLI; this is encoded by the coding sequence ATGAGCAACCAAAATCAAAGTATCCGATCCACCGCATCCCTATTCGAGCCCTATACCATCGGTAACCTTACCCTGCCTTCCCGCGTGGTGATGGCTCCCATGACCCGAGGCTTCTCCCCGAATGGCGTTCCGGGCCCGGATGTGGCCGCTTACTACCGCCGGCGTGCGGAGAACGGCGTCGGATTGATCATTACCGAAGGAACGCTGATTAACCACCCGGCGGCTACCGATAACCCTAATATACCTAATTTCCATGGAGAGGCCGCATTGAACGGCTGGGCCGAGGTGGTCCGTCAGGTCCATGAAGCCGGCGGTAAGATCATGCCGCAAATTTGGCACATCGGCATGACAAGACCGCTAGGTGCCGAGCCTAACCCGGAAGCACTTCCGATCGGGCCATCCGGACTAGACCTGGACGGCAAAGTCGTCACGAAACCCATGACCAAGGATGAAATCGAGCAGGTGATTCAAGCTTATGCCGATGCAGCCGCGAATGCCAAACGCCTTGGCTTTGACGGCGTAGAAATCCATGGTGCCCACGGTTACCTGATCGACCAATTCCTTTGGGAAAGAACGAACCGGCGTACCGATGAATACGGAGGCGACATGCTGAAGCGTGCCCGCTTTGCGATCGAAGTCGTAAAGGCAGTCCGTCAAGCGGTGGGTCCTGACTTCCCTGTTGCCATCCGTCTATCCCAATGGAAGACGACCCAATATGAAGCCAAGCTGGCAGATACGCCTGAAAAGCTAGGGCAGTTGTTAACCGCGCTGTCAGACGCTGGCGTCGACATATTCCACTGCTCGACCCGCCGCTTCTGGGAGCCTGAATTTGAAGGCTCTGACCTGAACTTTGCCGGATGGGCCAAGAAGCTGACTGGAAAAACGGTCATCACCGTCGGTTCCGTCGGTCTCGATGAAGTATTCACCAGCCTCTTCACCCAAGGTAAGGGTGCCGGCCAAAGAGACCTCGAAGAGCTGCTGAATCGTCTTGAGGAAAATGAATTTGACCTGGTTGCCGTCGGCCGTGCTCTGCTGGCGGATCCGCAATGGGCTGCCAAGGTTCGAGACGGGCGTTTCGACGAGCTTGCCCCTTTCACGCCGGAATCCTTGCAAACCCTGATTTAA
- the aroC gene encoding chorismate synthase: MAGSTFGERLKMTTFGESHGEAVGVILEGVTPGVELDEAYIQIQMDRRRPGQSSVTTPRKEYDKIRIVSGLFDGKTTGTPLCIMLNNTDMRPSAYDTIKSAYRPGHADFTYEKKYGIRDYRGSGRASGRETAARVAAGAVARKLLERRGVSILAYTTEIGGIRCEQFDVDAIERNAVRACDPEAAVRMIERIERLAEEGDSCGGIVECRISGIAAGLGEPVFDKLDAELAKAMLSVGAIKGIEFGTGFQAASMRGSEHNDQMDAEGFRTNHAGGIIGGISTGADIVFRVVVKPTSSISIPQRTVDVEGNEREITTIGRHDPCICPRVVPVIEAMACMVIEDHYKRQAALHDE; encoded by the coding sequence ATGGCAGGAAGCACGTTTGGAGAACGATTGAAAATGACTACGTTCGGGGAATCGCACGGAGAAGCAGTCGGCGTCATTTTGGAGGGCGTCACGCCTGGCGTTGAGCTGGATGAGGCCTACATCCAGATTCAGATGGATCGCAGAAGGCCGGGGCAATCCTCCGTTACGACTCCCCGCAAGGAATACGATAAGATCCGCATTGTATCCGGGCTATTCGACGGGAAAACCACGGGCACGCCACTGTGCATCATGCTGAACAACACCGACATGCGCCCGTCGGCATACGACACCATCAAATCGGCCTATCGGCCCGGGCACGCGGATTTCACTTATGAGAAAAAATACGGGATACGCGACTATCGAGGAAGCGGAAGAGCTTCGGGAAGGGAGACGGCTGCGCGAGTGGCTGCCGGTGCCGTGGCGCGCAAGCTTCTGGAACGTCGGGGGGTCTCGATCCTGGCCTATACGACTGAGATCGGCGGCATCCGATGCGAGCAATTCGACGTCGATGCCATCGAACGCAATGCTGTACGGGCATGTGATCCTGAAGCGGCCGTTCGCATGATCGAGAGGATAGAACGACTGGCCGAAGAGGGCGACAGCTGCGGGGGAATCGTCGAGTGCCGTATCAGCGGAATCGCTGCGGGATTGGGAGAACCCGTATTCGACAAGCTTGACGCTGAGCTGGCGAAGGCGATGTTGTCCGTGGGAGCGATTAAGGGCATCGAATTCGGGACGGGCTTCCAAGCCGCCTCCATGCGGGGAAGCGAACATAACGACCAGATGGACGCGGAGGGATTTCGGACGAACCATGCCGGCGGGATCATCGGCGGGATCAGCACCGGGGCGGACATCGTGTTCCGAGTCGTCGTCAAGCCGACTTCCTCCATTTCGATTCCCCAACGGACAGTCGATGTGGAGGGTAATGAACGGGAGATAACGACGATCGGCAGGCACGATCCCTGCATCTGTCCCCGTGTCGTACCCGTGATCGAAGCGATGGCTTGCATGGTCATCGAGGATCATTACAAACGTCAAGCCGCTTTGCATGACGAATAG
- a CDS encoding LysR family transcriptional regulator, with protein sequence MIANTEWYRVFLHAAETSNLTKAAQNLHMTQPSVSYAIKQLEEALGVGLFDRLSKGVRLTQEGQALYQHVRQAFNELDSAERRLKKLKQFGEGRLRIGANGAIVKDFLLSLLDRFHARYPDIRIQLSQERTSSIVERLKKGSLDLGFVHLPVSDEEIHIIDSRTSPYCAVVGTAFADWARRPLRTEELTELPLLLLSPGSSTRSFIEGWFRSQGVEVEADFELNSLDMLAEFAERGYGTAFLPRAFVSPRIAEGSLLELRTDTRLPDRYIGVAVRKHQSPSLAAGAFLEMLQQN encoded by the coding sequence ATGATCGCCAACACCGAATGGTATCGGGTGTTTCTGCATGCCGCCGAGACGTCCAATTTGACGAAAGCCGCTCAAAACCTCCATATGACGCAGCCTTCTGTGAGTTATGCCATCAAACAGCTGGAAGAAGCGCTCGGCGTGGGCCTGTTCGACCGATTATCCAAGGGTGTCCGCCTGACGCAAGAAGGCCAAGCCCTGTATCAGCATGTCCGGCAAGCCTTCAACGAACTCGATTCAGCCGAGCGCCGCTTGAAGAAGCTGAAGCAGTTCGGCGAAGGCAGGCTGAGGATCGGCGCGAACGGGGCTATCGTTAAGGACTTTCTCCTCTCCTTGCTCGACCGATTCCATGCCCGCTATCCCGACATCCGCATCCAGCTGTCACAGGAGCGAACCAGCAGCATCGTGGAGCGCTTAAAGAAAGGCTCGTTGGATCTCGGCTTTGTTCACCTTCCCGTATCGGACGAGGAAATCCATATCATCGACTCCCGTACTTCGCCTTATTGCGCCGTGGTTGGAACGGCCTTCGCAGATTGGGCTCGCAGGCCTCTACGGACGGAAGAATTGACGGAGCTTCCCCTCTTGTTGTTATCCCCTGGCAGCTCGACCCGATCCTTCATCGAAGGGTGGTTCCGATCGCAAGGGGTGGAAGTGGAAGCCGACTTCGAGTTGAACAGCCTGGACATGTTAGCGGAATTTGCCGAGCGCGGTTATGGAACAGCCTTCTTGCCGCGGGCCTTTGTCTCGCCCCGCATCGCGGAGGGTTCCTTGCTGGAGCTTCGAACAGATACTCGGTTACCGGATCGATATATCGGCGTCGCCGTTCGGAAGCACCAGTCGCCATCGCTGGCGGCAGGAGCATTTTTGGAGATGCTGCAGCAGAACTGA